A stretch of the Corylus avellana chromosome ca6, CavTom2PMs-1.0 genome encodes the following:
- the LOC132185784 gene encoding amino-acid permease BAT1 homolog: MEMDSGEKRLNELGYKQELRREMSLFKTFAITFSTMSFFSGTPLYGPSLLYAGPASLIWGYVAVTFFTWFVGFAMAEICSSFPTTGSLYFWAAHLAGPRWGPFASWCCAWLETIGVVSGIGTQAYAGAQALQMIILLSTGTNKGGGYFVPRSVFVSIYICLTLIWAVLNSFALQVVAFLDVISVWWQVMGGFIVIIGLPLIASSTQSASYVFTHFETSPESTGIHSKPYAMILSVLLSQYCLYGYDSAAHLTEETKGADRTGPLAILSSIGITSAFGWAYLLALTFSIQDPAYLYDPNNETAGAFVPAQIIYDAFYRRYHSGTGAIIFLCIIWGAFFFCGLSNLTSAARVVYALSRDGGVPFSRIWIKIHPKHKVPINAVWLCAVITIIMGLPILKLNVVYTAIISISTIGWVGGYAVPIFARLVMDEKKFKPGPFYLGRASRPVCLIAFLYICYTCSVFLLPTFYPLKWDTFNYAPVAVSAALTLIMLWWVLDARKWFKGPVKNIDV; this comes from the exons ATGGAAATGGATTCTGGAGAAAAGCGTCTCAATGAGCTTGGATACAAGCAAGAACTCAGAAGagaaatg AGTTTGTTTAAGACATTCGCAATAACTTTTTCGACCATGTCATTTTTTTCTGGAACTCCACTGTACGGCCCTAGCCTACTTTATGCTGGCCCTGCAAGCTTGATATGGGGTTATGTTGCCGTTACATTCTTCACCTGGTTTGTTGGTTTCGCCATGGCTGAGATATGCTCCTCGTTTCCA ACTACTGGCTCCCTTTATTTTTGGGCTGCCCATTTGGCTGGACCCCGATGGGGGCCATTTGCATCGTGGTGCTGCGCTTGGTTAGAAACCATTGGTGTCGTTTCTGGAATTGGCACACAG GCATACGCAGGAGCACAGGCATTGCAGATGATAATTCTTTTGTCCACTGGGACAAACAAGGGTGGAGGCTACTTCGTACCACGGAGTGTatttgtttctatatatatttgcctAACCCTCATATGGGCAGTGCTCAATTCCTTTGCATTACAAGTCGTAGCATTTCTCGACGTAATTTCTGTATGGTGGCAG GtgatgggtggattcattgtaATTATAGGTCTTCCTCTGATAGCAAGCTCGACACAATCAGCATCCTATGTGTTCACTCATTTTGAAACATCTCCCGAGTCAACTGGAATACACAGTAAACCTTATGCAATGATCCTGTCAGTACTTCTAAGCCAATACTGTTTGTATGGCTATGACTCTGCAGCCCATCTAACTGAGGAAACAAAAGGTGCAGACCGAACTGGTCCGCTGGCCATTCTTTCTAGTATAGGAATCACTTCAGCCTTTGGATGGGCTTATCTTTTAGCTCTTACTTTCAGCAtccag GATCCAGCCTATTTATATGACCCAAACAATGAGACAGCCGGTGCATTCGTGCCAGCACAGATAATTTATGATGCATTTTATCGAAGGTATCACAGTGGCACTGGAGCCATCATTTTCCTCTGCATCATTTGGGGAGCTTTCTTCTTTTGTGGACTCTCCAACCTAACTAGTGCTGCTAGAGTA GTTTATGCTCTGTCAAGGGATGGGGGAGTTCCATTTTCACGTATCTGGATAAAAATACATCCAAAGCACAAGGTTCCAATAAATGCAGTGTGGTTGTGTGCTGTCATTACCATTATCATGGGACTTCCCATCTTGAAACTCAATGTGGTTTACACCGCCATCATTTCAATTAGCACCATTGGATGGGTGGGGGGCTATGCTGTCCCAATTTTCGCAAGGCTGGTAATGGATGAGAAGAAATTTAAGCCAGGTCCCTTCTATTTGGGTAGAGCAAGCAGGCCAGTTTGCTTGATAGCTTTCCTGTATATATGTTATACATGCTCTGTCTTCTTATTGCCAACTTTTTATCCTCTCAAATGGGATACTTTCAACTATGCACCTGTAGCCGTTTCTGCAGCATTGACACTGATAATGCTCTGGTGGGTCTTGGATGCAAGGAAATGGTTCAAGGGACCAGTAAAGAATATTGACGTTTAG